AACGAGTCCTTCTTTCATGGCACGTCCAAGAAGTGCAGTAATCGCACCGTAGCCATCATCGCCCAGATTAGCGCTGAATTCGTTAACATACAGTCCGATATGCTGTGCAGCTACGTCAGGGTCCATTTCTTGGGCATGTTCCATAACGTATGCTCTCGACTCATCCGGGTGCGCCCATGCATATTCAACGGAGGCGCGTGCCCATCCGGCGAGGGCATGAGCATCCATGTTGCGACGTGCAATGATTGCTCCAAGCGGAATCGGAAGACCCGTATCGCTTTCCCACCAGTTACCAAGATCCGTCATCAGTTTGAGGTCATAGTTCTGGTACGTGAAGCGTGCTTCATGGATAACAAGTCCGGCATCGATCTTGCCGTCTCGCACAGCAGGCATGATCTGGTCGAATGGCATGACGACAATCTCACCTACGCCACCGGGAACATTTTGTGCTGCCCACAGACGGAATAATAGATATGCTGTCGAGCGTTCACTTGGCACAGCAACCCGTCGTCCAGACAGATAGGCTGGATCGGTCGTACCGTTTGCGGTCAGAACCAGCGGACCACATCCTCTGCCGAGTGCGCCTCCAGCAGGAAGCAGAGCATAATCAGATAACACGTATGGCAGTGCTGCATAAGATATTTTCATCACTTCAGGTGTGTCGGGTCCATCTGGATTTGCCGCCAGACCATTGGTAATATCAATATCAGCATAACGGACTTCGAGCTCAGGTGCGCCCGGGATCAAACCGTGCACCCATGCGTGAAAGATAAATGTATCATTTGGACAAGGGGAAAATGCAATTTTCATGATGTAATAACCTCCCGTAAAATGGAACTTGCAGCCTGGAGCGCATCGAGGGCATCCTTGATGCGCCAAGCGTCGCGGTCGCGTGGACCGACCGCGTTGGATATGGCCCGCAGTTCGAGTGCTGGCACGCCGAACTGCTGGGCAGCGGTTGCCACGCCGAAGCCTTCCATGCCTTCGGCGGCGGCATCCGGCACGCGGCGCAATAGCTCCGCGGCCGTCTCCGCTGTTCCGGTCGCCGTGGACACGGTGACCGCCGTGCCTCCGCTGACAGCGAGCCCGGCCCGCTGCAGCTCATGGCGCAAGCGAGCGGCTAGCTCCGCGTCCGCCGCTACAATGGACGAGCCGAATCCGAGCTC
The window above is part of the Paenibacillus sp. 1781tsa1 genome. Proteins encoded here:
- a CDS encoding 1,4-dihydroxy-6-naphthoate synthase, with protein sequence MKIAFSPCPNDTFIFHAWVHGLIPGAPELEVRYADIDITNGLAANPDGPDTPEVMKISYAALPYVLSDYALLPAGGALGRGCGPLVLTANGTTDPAYLSGRRVAVPSERSTAYLLFRLWAAQNVPGGVGEIVVMPFDQIMPAVRDGKIDAGLVIHEARFTYQNYDLKLMTDLGNWWESDTGLPIPLGAIIARRNMDAHALAGWARASVEYAWAHPDESRAYVMEHAQEMDPDVAAQHIGLYVNEFSANLGDDGYGAITALLGRAMKEGLVPEFDLDLLRI